The Granulicella arctica genome segment AAACTCCATCGCAGGCCGCTACGACAAGGACATCGCCGCCATGAAGGACACCAGCAAGATGGTGACCGCCCCGGTAGAGCACGGCACCAAACCCGCCGTCAGCGAGCTCCCCCACTAAGGCAAGCTGGATCTGCCTTTGCCGTTTCATTCTTTTCCAGCTCTACTAAAAATTGCCATCCTGAGCAAGCCATAGCCGCCTGATCGAAGCACGTGCATTTTCTCGTTGCTTGAGTGATCCCGTCTGGTCTATCGTTCTCCAGAAATAACTTGTCCCTATATCTGTATCTTGAGCCTTCGTTATAAAGGGCACATGGGTGGTCGTAGATCAGCTGTGGGCAAAGGAGAACGAAGAAAAATCTAACTTTGCCCGCTACACGGCATCGTCGAAACTCGTGTTCTTGCCACCGTCTGTACTCTCGAAAGCCATTCTCCCCTCACACGCAGAGGAAACAGCAACTGTTTGTGATTTCCAGTTTTGCTTGACAACAACTCTCTTCGGCAATTGCTTTACACGGCGACATATGATCAAACAAAATCTAAAGTTCTTCTCTCTCTGCGTCCTTCTTGCATGCCTCATGCCGGCCACCCGATCCATGGGCCAGGATCTGGCAAGCAGATCCTCGGATCAGGTCTCCTATCTTTCGAAGCCGCCCGATTTCAACGCAGATGTCTATTACAGAAACAAACTCGAATTCTCATTGGAGACGGGAGGGCTTCCCATCAATCTCCCCTTTATCTTCGATGTTTTTACAGGTGGCGACTACTCCCGAAACCCCCTTCATTACACCCTCGTCCCCATCTTCCCTTCGCTCCGCTGGCAGATGGGCGCAGTAAGAGGTCCCTGGATTCTGCGTGGCAACACCGACCTAACCGCCACCCTGTCCTTGACTGCAATTCCCAGAGGACCTGAAAAGGCATACGGCGCCTTCGACCTGGGGTTCCGGCGTAATTTTGTCCAGCGCAACTGGAAAGTTGCTCCCTACTTTGAGGGACGCATGGGTGCCGGGTTCATCGACGCGCAGGAACCACATGGCAATCCCTACGCACAGGGGCAGGACTTCACCTTCACCCTCATGGTCGGCTCCGGCGTGCGGTACAACTTTGACGGCCGCTGGAGCATGGAGGTCGGCGCCACCTACATGCACGTCTCCAATGCCTATTTATCCGAACCCAAATATGACGACAACGGAATCAATGTCTGCGGTCCATTGGTTGGGTTCAATATGCGGTTGGGCAAACCCAAACACTTCTCTGAGTGATCCTCTCGGACCTGCGGTTGTTTTTGTCGTTGTTTGTTCTTTCCTCAAACCCTGCAAACACTGTCATCCTGAGCGGAGCCCTGAGCTTGTCGAAGGGCGCAGCCGAAGGACCTGCGGTTGTTTCTGTTGCGTCACCATACGAGCACGCCTGAAATGGTAGGAGCAACCTCGGAAAATTCCTGGTGGGTCAACTTCCGAATAGCCCGTGATTCTCCCTCAATTTGCTACTGGGCGAGTGTATGTCAGGAGTTCTCACTGAGTGCATTGGCGATAATCCACTCGTTGAGAACCCCAAGTTTGGTCAGCATAATTAACTTGGGAGGAGCTATCCCGAGCAGGCTTGCGTGATGCGCCTGGTCGGGATCGTCTCGGTGAGGCTTTAACCCTTTGAGGTGCCCTGAGCCGACTCTGCTACGACCTGCCAAGCCTCCCATCCTGCGAGCCGTTCAGCGTAGGCTGCCCGTACCTGTGGCAGATTGTGGCTCCCAAGAAACAAGCGCAGCGGCGGGTTCTCCGCATCGACCAGCTTGAACATAGCATCGGGCGTGGCTTTTGGATCGCCTCGTTGCATGGTCTTCATCCCCTCGAACACCTGCGCCTTCAGGTCTCCGTAGATGTCGAGTCCCGCGGCAAATTTCCCAGACGCCGGGCCACCGAACTCGGTGGCATAGGCGCCCGGCTCTACGATCGACACCTTGATGCCGAAAGGCTTTACCTCCATAGCGAGGCTTTCGTGGATCGCTTCAAACGCCCATTTGGACGAACAGTACAAGCCGATCAGCGGCATTGTCACATGACCGAGAGTGCTTGAGATACCGATGATGTGACCGCTGCCTTGCTCCCGCAGCAACGGCAGTGCAGCCTGAATGACGGAGAGGGTACCGACGATGTTGGTCTCGTAGAGTGCGCGAACATCCTCCGCGCTTGCTTCTTCAATCGTGGCGATCAGGGGATAACCTGCATTGTTGAGAACGACGTCAAGCCTGCCGAAGTAAGCGTGGGCTTGCGCCACGGCCGTCTTAACCTGATCGGGCCGGGTCACATCGAGTTCTAACGTGAGTACGTTTGCGCCATGTTTCTCCTTGAGATCGGCGATGCTTTCCAACGTACGAGCTGTAGCTGCAACCTTGTCGCCACGGTTAAGCGCGGCTTCGGCCCAAACACGTCCGAAGCCCCTGGAAGTGCCTGTAATGAACCAAACTTTCTGCAACATGTGCTTCTCCTTTTGTGATTTCGATCTGTCGGCGATTCCACCGCTTACCAAGGGATGGTGTCGGTTTCCCAGCGCGTGAACGTGCCTGTCGGGCCGTCCGGTCCAAGCAGAGCGAGGCGCACCGGCTCGCGAGCCCCTTCCTCTACCGTTCCGGTACCCCCATTGTTGAAGTTCGTCTTGATAAATCCCGGTGATCCTTAGCGATCTGAAAGCCAATTCCTTGATTCGCTCCAGTGACCAACGCGACAGGTTTGTTTTGCATGTTGATGTCCTCCTTGGTGCGCGGTCCGACTCCTGATATGCTCAGAAAGTTACCGGAACCATGTTCCATATAATAAGCGGAACATGGTTCCGATTGCAAGGCGACATGATCAAACCTTTCGCAAAAACCGATGATGTGAAGAAGCCTGAAGACTCAAAGGCTCGCCCCATGCGTGCTGATGCACAGCGCAAGATGGGTTCACTCCTGAAGGCGGCTGAGGAGATCTTTCAAGAATCAGGGGTGGACGCACCGGTCCGCGCGATAGCGGAACGGGCAGGTGTCGGCTTGGGGACGGTGTACCGTCATTTCCCGCAGCGATCCGATCTCATCAAAGCGGTGTTTCAGAGTCGGGTCGATGCCTGCGCGGATGCTGCCTCTGAACTGGCAAGCCGGTATGAGCCAGGTGAAGCATTGGCTCGTTGGATGCAACGTTTCGTGGATTTCATTGCCACCAAGCGCGGGCTCGCAGCAGCCTTGCATTCCGGTGATCCAGCCTACAGCGCTCTTCCGGGTCTTTTCAACACGCGCCTGCTTCCCGCGCTGAAGTCCCTAATGGATGCCGCAGTTGCAGCGGGAGCGGTACGGCCAGGCATGGATGCCGAAGAGTTGTTGCATGCTGTCGCCAATTTGTGCCGGGTATCTCACGAGAAAGAACCCGCCTACGCGCGCAGAATGGTCGCACTGCTGGTGGATGGCCTTCGCTACGGAGCCGCGGCGGTCGAAACGACACCAACCAAAGCTACCTAGAAGGTCATTTGCACCAACAACAGGACTTTGTGTTTACCCAACAGCAGCGCTTTGACCCTCGGCTGGCGCCCACAGGCCGAGTCACTCATGGAGCACGACGCCAACCTGCTCTACGAGTTCTGGGGGCAACTATTCAGAAACTGACCCGCCACTGAAGAATTCAAGAGATAGCCTCAAACCCAACAAATCTCTATGCTAAGTAACTGAAGTCAAGCAAAGCTCCGGAGTCAATATTTGTTGCGTTCAGCCTTTATCGCCCTCTCAAGAAACAAAACCATGCGCTCCTTCTCCGAGCGCTCCTCTTTAGGGCGAAAGCTGTCGGGCCGCTTCGTCGCCGGTATGTCTGTCGAGGACGCCCTCCACGCCTGTGAAGCCGTCAACCGCGAAGGCATCGCCGTCTCCCTCGACTCACTCGGCGAAAGCGTCACCACCGAGTCTCAGGCACGCGCCTCGGCGCAGATCTATCACGAGCTCCTCGACGCAATCCAGGCCCGCGGCTTGAACGCCAACGTCAGCGCCAAGCTCACCCAGATGGGCATGGACTTCGACCCCACCCTGGCGGAACGCATTATGGATGAGATCGTCGCTCACGCCGCCGCCGCCGACAGCTTCGTTCGCGTCGACATGGAGGGCAGCGAACTCACCGAGGCCACCCTCGTAATGGTCGAATCTATTAACGCGCGCGCGCGTGGGCGCGTAGGTGCTGTCCTGCAATCCTATCTCTACCGCACCGAGGCCGATGCTGAGCGTATGTTAGGGCAGGGAATCCGTATCCGTCTCTGCAAGGGAGCCTATAAAGAAGGCCCGGCGGTAGCGTTTCCGGAGAAGTCCGATGTCGATGCGAACTATCTCAAGCTGGCGAAACGCATGATCGCCTCACCCGTCTTCTGCGGCATGGCCACGCACGATGAAGCGATCGTCAAAGAGATCTGCCGATTCGTAAAAGATCAGGGAATCGCGAAGAGCGCGTTCGAATTCCAGATGCTTTACGGAATTCGCCGCGACCTGCAACGGAAGCTGGCGGCGCAGGGCTTTGGGGTTCGCGTCTATATTCCGTTCGGCACGGAGTGGTACCCCTACTTTATGCGTCGGCTGGCCGAGCGGCCCGCCAATGTATTCTTTCTGGCCAAAAACTTCTTCAAGAGCTGATTTTGTTCCACGTGGAACATTCCGTGGAACCCAGAATGTTCCACGTGGAACAATTTAGCGCGATGCGTTCTGAGTCGGGACCGGCTCGGCGAGAAGCTGTTCGACGAGCGCGGTGACGCTCTTAGTCAGCTCTTCGTGGGCGGGAGGGTTGGCAGGACCGGCAAAACCTGCATGAATCTCCTTCACGCGGCCGTCGCGACCGATGAAGAAAGAGGTCGGCCAGCAGTTAAGGTTGTTGGCCTGCGTGATCTTCTCGTTGAGCTGCTCAGGCTCGCCTGCCAGTAGAACGGTGTAGGTGATGCCGTAGCGCTGGATGAAGGCGTGCAGGCGGGTCGGGTCCTTGAGCTGGTCGGCTTCTTCGAAGGAGAGGTTCACGATCTCAAGGCCGCGGGTGTGGAACTGCTTGTAGAGGCTCTCAAGGAAGGGAGCCTCGTCGTGGCAGTTGGGGCACCAGGAGCCACCGACGGCGACGATGACGACCTTGCCGTCGAACTGCACATCCTTGCTGGAGACGAGCTTGCCGCTAAGATCAGGCGCGCTGAACTGGAGGGGCGTAGTGGGATCCTTGAGGGTGGTTTGCTGGGTGGGGTCTGTGGGAGCGGGAAGGTTTTGCTTGCGGGCCTCGGCGGGGCGGTGAGCGACCAGGTTGGTCTGTTTATCATTTAGTAAATTACTAAGTAGTAATGTGCCATCTGGCTGTGGAGCGAAGCTGTAGAGGGCGGGACCGGCGGCGGTGAAGTGGGAGACCTTGTAGATGGGCTCACCGCTCTTGCCTGAACCGTAGAGGGAGCCGGTGTCGCCGTCGATGCGTTGGATGACGGCTCGGAGGTCGCTTCCTTTTTGTTCCACGCGGAGCTGCCAGGCGGATTCGCCCTTGGCGCTCTTTACTTCGACCTCCCAATCACCGTCGATGGAGGGCGGTGTGTTGCCGCTGGGGTCTTTGGTTGTGGCGGTGGTGAGTTGGACCGGGATGCGGGTTGCTCCTGCGGCGGTGCTGCCGAAGGTTCCGGTGAGGGTGCCATTGTCGAGTGTGGCGTCGAGGGTGCGGGCGAAGTAGTTGAAGGTGAGGACGAGGTGGTTGCCGGTGAGGACGGCGCTGGTTGCGGGGCTCGATTCGGGACCGTTGCGGAGGGCGGCCTGGAGCTTGTCGCCCTTGCCAGTGATCTGGAGGGTGAGAGGGACTTGCTGGCCCTTGACGGTGGCGTCTCCCTGCCAGATTCCGTCGATATGGGTTTTGGCGTGGGCAAACGTAGAGACGGACAGTAGCAGAATGCCGGCAAGAATCTTCATGGGCGTGCTCATTTCTATGTGGTTGTGGGATAGGGCTTGGAGGAAGGTCGCTTGTTAGCGGGTGCGACGCGCGTCTGTGCAGGCCAGCTGAGAGCGGCGGCAACAACAGAGCTTGTGGAGCGTCAACATGAGTTAAAGGTAGGTCATGCCGGGGGAAAGGGTCAAGCGGGGTGAGATCTCACCTTCATTCACTCATCCAAAATGGGTAGAGCGGGTGGATGAAGGCGAGAGTTACTTATTTAGTTCGATGGCGAGGATTTGCCCGGCAACATTGGGTGCTGATATCTCCGCATATTTCACGCTAGCCTTCATGCCTTCGATATCAGTGCAGGGTTTGATCTCATCATTTGAGGTGTAATTGCCTAGAGTGAAGTCGATTTTGTAGAAGTTATTGTTGTAGAGCGAGATAGCTTTGCCGGCCTGCTCGATGCTGAGTGCGATGACGGCAGGGTAGGAACACTGTACGCCGCGGATAACTCCTGTAATCGTATGCCTCGGGCCGGTTGAGTCCTCTGCCGGGTACTTTGGAGCGGCTTCCGTAGTGCCGATCATCTTTCCATCGACCTTCTTAAAGACAACCGTTTTTCCGGTGCCGGTCACACTCGTGTCGCCGGTCTGGGGTTGGAGCGAGGTTGTCTGCTTGATGGTCACCTGTGCTGCGTTTTCGGCATTTACCGTGTGCGCATGGTCCGCTGCGGCCTGAAATTTCTGCAACTGCTCAATGCGGGTTTGAAGCTGTGCTATCTCGTCGGGAGTTTTCGCGACGCGCTTCGCAGCCTTCAACACGCCTAGAGCGCCGGGATACTGCTGCTCCATGGAGAGGACGGTGGCGGTGTTGATGCGGTAGTCCAGGTTTTCTGGCTCGAGCTCTACTGCCTGCACATTGAGGATGTGGGCTTCCCTGAACTTCTGCTGGTGGAAGGCGTAGAACATGGCGAGTGCATCGTATGCGGGCGCGAACGCTGGGTTGAGTCTGATGGAAGCGCGCAGGCTGGATTCGATGGCCGCATCTTGCTCGCTGTTGCTGCCTTGCATGGACATCGTTGCGTAGTAATAGTGGGCGAGATAGCTCTGTGAGTCAAGCTGAATGGCTTCGCCATACCACTTCCTGGCGCTGGCAATGTCACCTTCGCGGAACTTGAGAGAGCCCATCACTTCATGAGCGAGGGCGTTTTTCGGGTCATCTCGCAGAGTGTTATCGAGCAATGCTTGTGCATCTTTGGTGCGCCCGTTATCGACGAGAACGTCAGCACGGATCGCATCGACCTCGGGCTTCGGTACGAACCGGACTTGAAAGGAAGATTGGTCGGCCGTGATTGCTGTATTCATCCGAAACATTTTGAAGCTGCCCTGCTCCACGTAGTTGTCCAGAGATTTCTGGAGTTGCTTCAGATCACCGAATGCATGTTGTGCTGCGGTGACTGGATCTTCGTGCTGTACGAGCAATTTTGCATAGTCGCCGATGCGGTCGGCGTTCTTCTCACGGTCAGTAACCATGATGTAGTGTGTGAGCGCCCAGGATTCGGCGTAGAAGACTGAGCCTTTTTGTTCATCGTGATAATACGGTGAGGTGTAATCGACGCTGAAGAGGGTTGTAAGCGGGAGCAAGCGATTCTGGCGGAGGTAGAGAATGTCATCGGAGCTGGGTTCGCCGAGCAGCACCTCTTTCTCGTGGATATCGGTGTTCTGGTAGAACTCGGCGAGGCCTTCGTTGAGCCAGAGAGGCACCCAGGTAGCCTTGCCCATCATGAGGTGGGTGTACTCGTGATAGACGGTGGAGAAGGGATGCTCTCCCTGAGCGTCGAGGCGTAGCAAGATGTAGTGCTTATCTGGAGCACGGAGGAAGAGGCCAGCGAGATCGAGCTGGTTTTTTGCGAGGTAGGCCTCGGGTTCTATGGATTGGAAGCCTTTCCTGTCTTTGAACGCAAGGACGATGATGGGCGAACCTGCGTCTGCGGTGGCGGTGGGGAGAAGGGTGTGAAAGACCGAGCGCATCTGCTCGAATTGCAGGGTGATGCGGCGAGCCTGTTTTTCGTTGGAGTCGGTCAGGACAATGAAGTGCGTACTGTGAACTTCAACCCAGTGATCAGTCGATTCACCCAAAAGGCAGAGAGGGGTCCATACAAATAGAGCAAGGGCAGCCAGGAGTTTTCGCATCGTGGAGTGAAGGGTAAACCAAAAGATCTGTGTGATGGAAGGTAAATCGATGCTGATATTGGCTTTAGTCTTCGATGAAGGACTTTAGTCTGGAGAGGGCTTGGTCCCATTGTTGGGAGACTTGGTTCAGGTATTGCTTGATGGATTCGATTGGTTCGGGGTCTAGTTCGAAGAGGCTTTCGCGACCGGAGCGGCCGCAGCGTACGATGCCTACACTCTCGAGGACGCGGAGGTGTTTGGTGATCGCTTGTCGGGTGAGGTTGGAGCCGCCGGTTAGTTGGGAGATGGAATGGGGCTGGCCGTCGGAGAGTTTGACGAGCAGCGAGAGGCGCGTCTCGTCGCCGAGTGCGGCGAAGACGGGTGCGTGAGGTCGGACTTTGGCGATTGTGCGGCGGCTATTGGTTTTGGGCGACATAACGCTCGATGTTCTTCATCTGCTGGGTCCAGCCGTTGTCGTTCCTGAGGAATGCTTCGGCGCGGCGGTTGGCGAGGATGTTGTCGAAGCCGGACTCGGTGAGCAGGAGTAGGGTGCCGCTTGGGGTCTTCTCGAGGTTGAACTCGATGAGGGTGGAGGGTTCCTGTGAGTAATCGACGTTGGGGTTGATGGCGTAGGGATGCCAGGTGAAGGAGAAGAGGTGTTCGAGCTCTAGCTTTTGGGTGACGATCTCCCATTGGAGGTGTTCGTAGCCGGGATGGAGGATCTTTCCGCGTATGGGTTGGCCGGGGACGAATGGGTCTTCGAGCTTTACGCGGAACCATTCGCCGAATTCGCGGTGGTCGGTGAGTGCGCGCCAGACGCGGGATATGGGGGCTTTGAGTTCGATTTGCTTCTCGATGCGGTTATCTGTCATGAGCAACCTCTTGGTTGCATGTTAGCGCGGAACGATCTGAATAGGCAACCATTTAGTTGCCATTTTATGGCATGACGGAGGCGCGCTGGCCGAGGATGTAGGTGGTGCGTGCGGAGGCGGCGGTTTGCTCGCCCTGTGGGAGCTTTGTCATGGGGGTTCCGGTGTACATGGCGTAGGTTGCGGAGGGGTGTCCGTCGTTGCCGGAGGTGATGGTTACGGTTTCGATGGACTGGGGATGCGCGGGGATTCTGCCGCCGAACCAGTGGGGGTCGTCGCGCTGGGCCCAGGTGATGAAGGCCAGAATAGCGCCAGCCGGATAGGACGAACTGTTGGCTGTGCGGGCGCTTTGGACGGCGATATCGTTGCCGGTGAGCGTGGACATGGTGCCGTGCTGGCGGTCTACGCTGGAGGTGATGACCTTCCAGTCGAGCGCCGGGATCGGCACGGTTGAGGAGAGTGCGGCCTGCTGGTTGTAGAGGTCAGAGGGGTCGGGTGAGCGGTGCGCACAGCCAGAGAGCAGGAGCGCAACGGCGAGGCTCGAAGGTGCGAGGGCGTGTGCGCGTCTCATTGGCTGATCCTTTCAACGGGGATGGTGTAGACGAAGTCGTTATCGCGCATGGGATTGTGGCAGCCGACGCATTCGCTAGCGAATTTGGGACCTTTGCCGTAGGGTTTCAGGTCTATGCCGCGCCAACGGCCGAAGCCCCAGCCTGCGGTGGAGGCGTACTTTGCCTTGTCCTTGACCATGAACTCTACCTGGAGGAACTTGCCTGCGCGCAGGATGCCTTGTTCATCGGGCACGGCGGTCCAGGCGACCTTTGCGAAGATGGCACCGTCGGGCCAGGGCTGGATCTTCTTCTCGGCGATTGCCTTGACGGCGATGTCGTTGCCGAGGATTTCGCGGAGGGTGTGATTGTCGCCGCGGTCGGTGGAGCTGATGGGCTTCCAGTTCTTGTAGTCGGGGAAGAAGGGAAGACCGTTCAGTTCGGGCTGGACGGATGTGGTGGAGCTGGTGGAGGTCGTCCATTGGTGGAACTGCTCGTCGGCTTCGGTGGTTGCTTTGGGGTCAGGAGCTGGTGGAGCGAAGGGCTGGAGGTAGTGTTCGAGGGTGGCTAGCTGCTCCGGTGTGACGATGG includes the following:
- a CDS encoding ArsR/SmtB family transcription factor, with product MSPKTNSRRTIAKVRPHAPVFAALGDETRLSLLVKLSDGQPHSISQLTGGSNLTRQAITKHLRVLESVGIVRCGRSGRESLFELDPEPIESIKQYLNQVSQQWDQALSRLKSFIED
- a CDS encoding heme-binding domain-containing protein encodes the protein MSTIKGLAAVGIALFIGIQLIRPTITHPPVTTEIQAPAPVKQILRNSCYACHSNETQLSWFDQVAPAYWLVAHDVKTARAHLNFSELGALPPATQRAELYEAVNMIRLGAMPLPSYQHAHPQAIVTPEQLATLEHYLQPFAPPAPDPKATTEADEQFHQWTTSTSSTTSVQPELNGLPFFPDYKNWKPISSTDRGDNHTLREILGNDIAVKAIAEKKIQPWPDGAIFAKVAWTAVPDEQGILRAGKFLQVEFMVKDKAKYASTAGWGFGRWRGIDLKPYGKGPKFASECVGCHNPMRDNDFVYTIPVERISQ
- a CDS encoding SRPBCC family protein, producing MTDNRIEKQIELKAPISRVWRALTDHREFGEWFRVKLEDPFVPGQPIRGKILHPGYEHLQWEIVTQKLELEHLFSFTWHPYAINPNVDYSQEPSTLIEFNLEKTPSGTLLLLTESGFDNILANRRAEAFLRNDNGWTQQMKNIERYVAQNQ
- a CDS encoding proline dehydrogenase family protein; protein product: MRSFSERSSLGRKLSGRFVAGMSVEDALHACEAVNREGIAVSLDSLGESVTTESQARASAQIYHELLDAIQARGLNANVSAKLTQMGMDFDPTLAERIMDEIVAHAAAADSFVRVDMEGSELTEATLVMVESINARARGRVGAVLQSYLYRTEADAERMLGQGIRIRLCKGAYKEGPAVAFPEKSDVDANYLKLAKRMIASPVFCGMATHDEAIVKEICRFVKDQGIAKSAFEFQMLYGIRRDLQRKLAAQGFGVRVYIPFGTEWYPYFMRRLAERPANVFFLAKNFFKS
- a CDS encoding SDR family NAD(P)-dependent oxidoreductase; this translates as MLQKVWFITGTSRGFGRVWAEAALNRGDKVAATARTLESIADLKEKHGANVLTLELDVTRPDQVKTAVAQAHAYFGRLDVVLNNAGYPLIATIEEASAEDVRALYETNIVGTLSVIQAALPLLREQGSGHIIGISSTLGHVTMPLIGLYCSSKWAFEAIHESLAMEVKPFGIKVSIVEPGAYATEFGGPASGKFAAGLDIYGDLKAQVFEGMKTMQRGDPKATPDAMFKLVDAENPPLRLFLGSHNLPQVRAAYAERLAGWEAWQVVAESAQGTSKG
- a CDS encoding TetR/AcrR family transcriptional regulator, translated to MIKPFAKTDDVKKPEDSKARPMRADAQRKMGSLLKAAEEIFQESGVDAPVRAIAERAGVGLGTVYRHFPQRSDLIKAVFQSRVDACADAASELASRYEPGEALARWMQRFVDFIATKRGLAAALHSGDPAYSALPGLFNTRLLPALKSLMDAAVAAGAVRPGMDAEELLHAVANLCRVSHEKEPAYARRMVALLVDGLRYGAAAVETTPTKAT
- a CDS encoding acyloxyacyl hydrolase, whose product is MPATRSMGQDLASRSSDQVSYLSKPPDFNADVYYRNKLEFSLETGGLPINLPFIFDVFTGGDYSRNPLHYTLVPIFPSLRWQMGAVRGPWILRGNTDLTATLSLTAIPRGPEKAYGAFDLGFRRNFVQRNWKVAPYFEGRMGAGFIDAQEPHGNPYAQGQDFTFTLMVGSGVRYNFDGRWSMEVGATYMHVSNAYLSEPKYDDNGINVCGPLVGFNMRLGKPKHFSE
- a CDS encoding redoxin domain-containing protein, with the protein product MKILAGILLLSVSTFAHAKTHIDGIWQGDATVKGQQVPLTLQITGKGDKLQAALRNGPESSPATSAVLTGNHLVLTFNYFARTLDATLDNGTLTGTFGSTAAGATRIPVQLTTATTKDPSGNTPPSIDGDWEVEVKSAKGESAWQLRVEQKGSDLRAVIQRIDGDTGSLYGSGKSGEPIYKVSHFTAAGPALYSFAPQPDGTLLLSNLLNDKQTNLVAHRPAEARKQNLPAPTDPTQQTTLKDPTTPLQFSAPDLSGKLVSSKDVQFDGKVVIVAVGGSWCPNCHDEAPFLESLYKQFHTRGLEIVNLSFEEADQLKDPTRLHAFIQRYGITYTVLLAGEPEQLNEKITQANNLNCWPTSFFIGRDGRVKEIHAGFAGPANPPAHEELTKSVTALVEQLLAEPVPTQNASR
- a CDS encoding cytochrome P460 family protein, whose protein sequence is MRRAHALAPSSLAVALLLSGCAHRSPDPSDLYNQQAALSSTVPIPALDWKVITSSVDRQHGTMSTLTGNDIAVQSARTANSSSYPAGAILAFITWAQRDDPHWFGGRIPAHPQSIETVTITSGNDGHPSATYAMYTGTPMTKLPQGEQTAASARTTYILGQRASVMP
- a CDS encoding tetratricopeptide repeat protein, whose product is MGESTDHWVEVHSTHFIVLTDSNEKQARRITLQFEQMRSVFHTLLPTATADAGSPIIVLAFKDRKGFQSIEPEAYLAKNQLDLAGLFLRAPDKHYILLRLDAQGEHPFSTVYHEYTHLMMGKATWVPLWLNEGLAEFYQNTDIHEKEVLLGEPSSDDILYLRQNRLLPLTTLFSVDYTSPYYHDEQKGSVFYAESWALTHYIMVTDREKNADRIGDYAKLLVQHEDPVTAAQHAFGDLKQLQKSLDNYVEQGSFKMFRMNTAITADQSSFQVRFVPKPEVDAIRADVLVDNGRTKDAQALLDNTLRDDPKNALAHEVMGSLKFREGDIASARKWYGEAIQLDSQSYLAHYYYATMSMQGSNSEQDAAIESSLRASIRLNPAFAPAYDALAMFYAFHQQKFREAHILNVQAVELEPENLDYRINTATVLSMEQQYPGALGVLKAAKRVAKTPDEIAQLQTRIEQLQKFQAAADHAHTVNAENAAQVTIKQTTSLQPQTGDTSVTGTGKTVVFKKVDGKMIGTTEAAPKYPAEDSTGPRHTITGVIRGVQCSYPAVIALSIEQAGKAISLYNNNFYKIDFTLGNYTSNDEIKPCTDIEGMKASVKYAEISAPNVAGQILAIELNK